In a single window of the Rhopalosiphum padi isolate XX-2018 chromosome 1, ASM2088224v1, whole genome shotgun sequence genome:
- the LOC132930611 gene encoding interaptin isoform X2, translating into MCVCKNFKRNRPTDNRKGQKKAQYEECEEEKKKNNEKIQMLKRDIKEMYQIKKQESTCVDALPDTKPHEKIIVLKRKKYHEAIDILDIKLIDMKKKTDLIRHDIKQKRIKLNDLFGRWSDVRSKVVSTVDKDSNTTKTLSALENRSHQIEMSRMEASHVTRKYRSIRNRLLEDSVVFDSTLNKLEKTIKTQQREIQRLEKINEEAIKSRDKTRLVLQKKETNAANIAKFRMKQVEQIRAQVEERKTELEKLERKIFPPGQRATHQDSIPSSSEEQRLGDNGSSDSQEITDMPYFKLKQVTGSIDSEDVRRKFVSQKETKDRLTTLKTNTENQKKDLQIKCQQLNEEFEQCRFSDAQDKEQNDEETENLKFKIVEETDRLERLQKDKSELSNQIESTLLRLYDMCLALKKADSAPVPDKCPSIDKADWLICLLQTKYENVIKIYGATDKDQRNVNGRIKNNDVAVLWSLEDNVVESANKDEEEKPVPNRYLIKKQAQIMVDSKSKKKGIKTSKGTTQKT; encoded by the exons AAGGACAAAAAAAAGCGCAATATGAAGAATGCGaggaagaaaagaaaaaaaacaacgaaaagATTCAAATGTTGAAACGTGACATCAAAGAAATGTATCAAATCAAAAAACAAGAATCCACA tGTGTAGACGCATTACCAGATACAAAACCACATGAAAAAATCATAGTTTTAAAGAGAAAAAAGTATCACGAAGCAATAGATATTTTGGATATAAAATTGATCGACATGAAGAAAAAAACAGATCTAATTAGACATGATATCAAACAG AAAAGGATCAAGTTGAACGACTTGTTCGGGAGATGGAGTGACGTGCGGTCAAAGGTTGTTTCTACTGTAGACAAGGATTCAAATACGactaaa ACGCTTTCGGCACTAGAAAATCGATCTCATCAAATCGAAATGAGCCGAATGGAAGCGTCACACGTGACACGCAAATATAGATCTATAAGAAATCGACTTTTAGAAGACTCGGTAGTGTTTGATTCTACATTGAACAAATTAGAAAAAACAATTAAGACACAACAACGTGAAATTCAACGACtagaa AAAATTAATGAAGAAGCCATTAAATCAAGGGATAAAACCAGATTAGTATTGCAGAAAAAAGAAACTAACGCAGCTAATATAGCAAAATTTCGTATGAAACAAGTAGAACAAATTAG AGCACAAGTAGAAGAAAGGAAAACAGAGTTAGAAAAATTGGAACGAAAAATATTTCCACCGGGACAGAGAGCTACACATCAGGATTCAATTCCTAGTTCTTCGGAAGAACAACGGCTTGGAGATAATGGATCATCAGATAGTCAAGAAATTACTGACATGCCATATTTCAAACTGAAACAAGTCACTG GTTCAATTGACAGCGAAGACGTACGAAGAAAGTTTGTATCACAAAAAGAAACTAAAGATAGATTAACTACTTTGAAAACAAACACTGAGAATCAAAAAAAGGACCTCCAAATAAAATGCCAACAACTTAATGAGGAATTTGAACAATGTCGATTCTCCGATGCTCAAGACAAAGAAca GAATGATGAAGAAACTGAAAAtcttaagtttaaaattgtcGAAGAGACAGATAGACTCGAACGTTTACAAAAAGATAAGTCCGAATTGTCTAATCAAATTGAATCAACACTATTAAGGCTATATGACATGTGTCTTGCACTAAAAAAAGCAGACAGTGCACCAGTACCAGATAAATGTCCAAGTATTGATAAAGCTGACTGGTTAATATGTCTATTACAAACCAAATATgagaatgtaataaaaatttatggGGCTACAGATAAAGATCAACGTAATGTGAATGGAAGGATTAAAAACaac GATGTAGCAGTACTGTGGTCATTGGAAGACAATGTCGTAGAATCGGCGAACAAGGATGAAGAAGAAAAACCTGTTCCCAATAGATATCTAATCAAGAAACAAGCACAAATCATGGTTGATtctaagagtaaaaaaaaagggATTAAAACATCAAAAGGAACAACGCAAAAGACTTGA
- the LOC132930611 gene encoding uncharacterized protein LOC132930611 isoform X1, giving the protein MPSKREKSLVPTEELIKNINELKKKIQLSEGQKKAQYEECEEEKKKNNEKIQMLKRDIKEMYQIKKQESTCVDALPDTKPHEKIIVLKRKKYHEAIDILDIKLIDMKKKTDLIRHDIKQKRIKLNDLFGRWSDVRSKVVSTVDKDSNTTKTLSALENRSHQIEMSRMEASHVTRKYRSIRNRLLEDSVVFDSTLNKLEKTIKTQQREIQRLEKINEEAIKSRDKTRLVLQKKETNAANIAKFRMKQVEQIRAQVEERKTELEKLERKIFPPGQRATHQDSIPSSSEEQRLGDNGSSDSQEITDMPYFKLKQVTGSIDSEDVRRKFVSQKETKDRLTTLKTNTENQKKDLQIKCQQLNEEFEQCRFSDAQDKEQNDEETENLKFKIVEETDRLERLQKDKSELSNQIESTLLRLYDMCLALKKADSAPVPDKCPSIDKADWLICLLQTKYENVIKIYGATDKDQRNVNGRIKNNDVAVLWSLEDNVVESANKDEEEKPVPNRYLIKKQAQIMVDSKSKKKGIKTSKGTTQKT; this is encoded by the exons AAGGACAAAAAAAAGCGCAATATGAAGAATGCGaggaagaaaagaaaaaaaacaacgaaaagATTCAAATGTTGAAACGTGACATCAAAGAAATGTATCAAATCAAAAAACAAGAATCCACA tGTGTAGACGCATTACCAGATACAAAACCACATGAAAAAATCATAGTTTTAAAGAGAAAAAAGTATCACGAAGCAATAGATATTTTGGATATAAAATTGATCGACATGAAGAAAAAAACAGATCTAATTAGACATGATATCAAACAG AAAAGGATCAAGTTGAACGACTTGTTCGGGAGATGGAGTGACGTGCGGTCAAAGGTTGTTTCTACTGTAGACAAGGATTCAAATACGactaaa ACGCTTTCGGCACTAGAAAATCGATCTCATCAAATCGAAATGAGCCGAATGGAAGCGTCACACGTGACACGCAAATATAGATCTATAAGAAATCGACTTTTAGAAGACTCGGTAGTGTTTGATTCTACATTGAACAAATTAGAAAAAACAATTAAGACACAACAACGTGAAATTCAACGACtagaa AAAATTAATGAAGAAGCCATTAAATCAAGGGATAAAACCAGATTAGTATTGCAGAAAAAAGAAACTAACGCAGCTAATATAGCAAAATTTCGTATGAAACAAGTAGAACAAATTAG AGCACAAGTAGAAGAAAGGAAAACAGAGTTAGAAAAATTGGAACGAAAAATATTTCCACCGGGACAGAGAGCTACACATCAGGATTCAATTCCTAGTTCTTCGGAAGAACAACGGCTTGGAGATAATGGATCATCAGATAGTCAAGAAATTACTGACATGCCATATTTCAAACTGAAACAAGTCACTG GTTCAATTGACAGCGAAGACGTACGAAGAAAGTTTGTATCACAAAAAGAAACTAAAGATAGATTAACTACTTTGAAAACAAACACTGAGAATCAAAAAAAGGACCTCCAAATAAAATGCCAACAACTTAATGAGGAATTTGAACAATGTCGATTCTCCGATGCTCAAGACAAAGAAca GAATGATGAAGAAACTGAAAAtcttaagtttaaaattgtcGAAGAGACAGATAGACTCGAACGTTTACAAAAAGATAAGTCCGAATTGTCTAATCAAATTGAATCAACACTATTAAGGCTATATGACATGTGTCTTGCACTAAAAAAAGCAGACAGTGCACCAGTACCAGATAAATGTCCAAGTATTGATAAAGCTGACTGGTTAATATGTCTATTACAAACCAAATATgagaatgtaataaaaatttatggGGCTACAGATAAAGATCAACGTAATGTGAATGGAAGGATTAAAAACaac GATGTAGCAGTACTGTGGTCATTGGAAGACAATGTCGTAGAATCGGCGAACAAGGATGAAGAAGAAAAACCTGTTCCCAATAGATATCTAATCAAGAAACAAGCACAAATCATGGTTGATtctaagagtaaaaaaaaagggATTAAAACATCAAAAGGAACAACGCAAAAGACTTGA